One window of the Procambarus clarkii isolate CNS0578487 chromosome 27, FALCON_Pclarkii_2.0, whole genome shotgun sequence genome contains the following:
- the LOC123762614 gene encoding uncharacterized protein — protein MKCLLVLLSLAALTWAQDTPTCECSAFVTLGDSEVPVLDFPTTNIDDCTTDYTICYETCSNEWDIFTGDGTLNIPGPDGVLVGQRMCDTLKTHGYTELGAHVVYLYYHVCDSGPWVPTGQYSHGNLCCTNGNYYDC, from the exons ATGAAGTGCCTCCTGGTCCTCCTCTCCCTCGCCGCCCTCACATG GGCACAAGATACCCCCACTTGCGAGTGTTCCGCGTTTGTTACCCTTGGTGACAGTGAGGTTCCAGTCCTCGACTTCCCCACCACCAACATTGACGACTGTACAACGGACTATACAATCTGCTACGAGACATGTTCCAACGAG TGGGACATTTTCACTGGAGACGGGACTCTGAACATTCCCGGGCCGGATGGGGTTTTGGTCGGTCAACGCATGTGTGACACCCTCAAGACTCACGGCTACACTGAACTTGGAGCACATGTA GTGTACCTGTACTACCATGTCTGCGACTCAGGTCCCTGGGTACCCACCGGTCAGTACAGCCATGGTAATCTGTGTTGCACTAACGGTAACTACTACGACTGTTAA